In one Notolabrus celidotus isolate fNotCel1 chromosome 1, fNotCel1.pri, whole genome shotgun sequence genomic region, the following are encoded:
- the LOC117817054 gene encoding uncharacterized protein LOC117817054 codes for MAEVGSADVITHLKSIFARHGIPEVMMSDNGPQFSGQVFASFAALYGFKHVTSSPRFPQSNGEAERAVQTVKSLLKKAADPYLALLAYRATPLQNGYSPAQLLMGRRLRTTVPSLSSQLDPALPDSCTLVRQEREKRMLDAENYNRRHRTKTLRDLTPGEHVWVTDVKSSGTVIKNHSTPRSYLVDLPQGVVRRNRLHLIPEQTPTQDKSAPQQQVPGPVPEQAPMSPAVASPVSPTETNTLRTRSGRAVVKPSRLNL; via the exons ATGGCAGAAGTTGG GTCTGCTGATGTCATCACACATCTAAAATCGATCTTCGCTCGCCATGGCATCCCAGAGGTCATGATGTCAGATAACGGACCTCAGTTCTCTGGACAAGTTTTTGCTTCCTTTGCGGCCTTATATGGTTTCAAACACGTTACCAGTAGCCCTAGGTTCCCACAGAGTAATGGCGAAGCTGAACGTGCTGTCCAGACGGTGAAAAGTCTTCTGAAGAAAGCAGCTGATCCCTACCTGGCTCTACTCGCTTATAGAGCCACTCCTCTTCAGAATGGCTACAGCCCGGCTCAGCTCCTCATGGGCCGGCGTCTACGCACCACAGTGCCATCTCTTTCCTCTCAGCTGGACCCTGCACTGCCTGACAGCTGCACGCTGGTTCGGCAGGAAAGGGAGAAGAGGATGCTTGATGCTGAAAATTACAATAGGCGTCACCGTACAAAGACTCTCAGGGATCTGACACCAGGAGAACACGTATGGGTCACTGACGTAAAATCATCTGGAACTGTGATCAAGAACCACTCCACTCCGAGATCTTACCTCGTGGACTTACCCCAGGGTGTGGTGAGACGCAACCGCCTACACCTGATACCTGAACAGACACCTACACAGGACAAGTCTGCACCACAGCAACAGGTGCCAGGGCCAGTTCCAGAGCAGGCTCCCATGTCGCCCGCGGTGGCATCTCCAGTCTCCCCTACAGAGACTAACACTCTCAGAACTAGGTCTGGGAGAGCTGTAGTTAAGCCGTCTAGGCTTAACCTGTGA